The sequence ACAAAATCTTAAATTGATTTACAATACTGGTTTTTTCTTGCATAATTAATTTCAAGCGTTTCTCAGGTAACTATACAGTGAATTACCCAATTAGGTCTATTGACTGTAAGTAAGGTGCATTCTAAAATTATAAGgcctatttttattattatttctaggGTTATCAGTTTAAAAAATTCTGATTTTGTAACCATGGTGTTAGGTTGGTAACACGGCAACCGTTACTATTGTAACCATGGTGTTAGGTTGTTGACACGGCAACAGTTACTATTGTAACCATGGTGTTAGGATGTTGACATGGCAACAGTTACTATTGTAACCATGGTGTTAGGTTGTTGACATGGCAACAGTTACTATTGTAACCATGGTGTTAGGTTGTTGACATGGCAACAGTTACTATTGTAACCATGGTTTTAGGTTGTTGACATGGCAACAGTTACTATTGTAACCATGGTGTTAGGTTGTTGACATGGCAACAGTTACTATTGTAACCATGGTGTTAGGTTGTTGACATGGCAACAGTTACTATTGTAACCATGGTGTTAGGTTGGTAACACCAAGAAATTACAACAGTGAGAGTGCAGCTGCACTCAGTAATATGGTAACTATAGATATTTGCCTCTATCCTGGACTGGCTAGTTCTAAAAATCTCTAACCATGCATTATTTATTTCCTACGTTTGATGAGAAAACTGTTGCagtttatttctgtttttggCCATTTAATCATCCGCCTCCTCTCTTTCCCTTAATAATGAATGGCCAGGAGCACAAAAATAAGGCATAAATCAAGTAGAATATTGACCTTTCCTTAGATAGTATAAACCAACAGTTGGGTAATTTCTCAGTGTATGTAGCTAGAGGGATACCTTCACTGTTGAAGTGGGATTGTCACCCTCATTGTCTTTtgatttacaattaattttcatGCCCTTTTCTTGAAAGGTGTGGGGGATTGGTATTGTTACTTATGTCATTCCTGTAATGTCATATCCAATTCCTTATTCACAATATCTTGAAGACGGTTTATTTTAAGGaggagggggtgggggaggaGGTGGGAGACAGGAAGGATTGGGGTGAAAGGTTAGGGTGGCAATCGTTGTGATGATCATACATACAACCTATAGCAGCTGAAGACTTTCTAACATCGATTTTGAACTTCAATACTGAAGTTGAATGGATTCATAATTGTTCATGTATTTGTTcagtataataataaaatcattCTGCTAGTAGCTTATATCTGTTTCATTCATATTATATACTGCTTGAAGTCCACTAGTTCCAAGGCATTCAAGGTGATTGGTTGGTTGAACTAAGGGCAAAATTTATTAACCACTAAACctttaatattgtaaatattatagaTGATGTACATACCATTGCCATGTCTTTGGCTGCATGCTTCGGTGATattgtactataaaaagggcaacaattccactatacaaaaagacacaacacgaacatacggcagtctcccaaaacatgcacctcacacttcacacacgctacacactgcatacatgggaggccgtccagAGCTGTGTAATAATGACTTTTAAATCAATAAGCAATCAGGGTCGAAGAATGGCGGTCACTGTGGTCAGTCGACAGTGAACCAGCTCCGATAAGTTTTTGGTCATATACTTGGAGTACATGGACAAAAATACGGATTAATGTTACCTGGACGTGTGTAAGGTCATGGTTATAATGATGTGACAATATTTGCACCATTGGATTTTGGAAATTCGGAGAAACCTATGTTTTATTTCCGTTTTATGGATTCAACCAAGAGTGCGTGAGTACAGTTCACCCGCGGGTTTGTACCGACATTGTGACACGGACTATATATACTACTGTGCATAcctatacatgcatgtatgtgCATGTGGATTGCACACGCTGTGATCGAGCCCtgttttaaataacattatttatttaaaagacAATTGTGAAACTAAAAAATGggtgacaaaaaaaaatcaggtaAACTTTCGCAATCTCGTCTCTCCGACGGTGGTGATGCTTTTTCTGTGAAATCGCTACAAATGGAACTACGACAGATGAGAGAAGAGATGAGAGAAGAGATGCAATTATTTCACAAACTGGCTAAGACAGATGACATTAAGGAAATCGTCGACAGAGCTTTGGAAAACATGAAAGCAGAGATACTGATTGAAACGCGAAATATGGTTGAGAAGAAGTACAAGGAGGTAGACGAGAAAATCGACGGATTCCTAATGGAAACTGACCTATTGAAGGGGCAGCTGAAACAGAAGGACGACGAAATTGAAAAACTGCGCAAGGCCATGAAAGTAACACAATGCGATACAAACTACAATCAACAGTACAGTAGAAAGTGTAATATCAGAGTGGTGGGAGTTCAGGAGACAGCTGACGAGACGGCAGATATGTTAAGGGACAAATTCATACATTTATGTAAAGAAGCAAGTTCGGATGCGAGAGACAAAGTGAATCTAAACAGGAGAGACATTGTTGCGATTCATAGACTTCCATCTAGGGCAAAACCCCGCCCTCTTATCGTTAAATTTTTCAATAATGAAGCCAAAAGT is a genomic window of Argopecten irradians isolate NY chromosome 10, Ai_NY, whole genome shotgun sequence containing:
- the LOC138333189 gene encoding uncharacterized protein PF3D7_1120000-like → MGDKKKSGKLSQSRLSDGGDAFSVKSLQMELRQMREEMREEMQLFHKLAKTDDIKEIVDRALENMKAEILIETRNMVEKKYKEVDEKIDGFLMETDLLKGQLKQKDDEIEKLRKAMKVTQCDTNYNQQYSRKCNIRVVGVQETADETADMLRDKFIHLCKEASSDARDKVNLNRRDIVAIHRLPSRAKPRPLIVKFFNNEAKSSVMRKKKVIKEKHGIRMQDDITKDNLDLIHRLNSHREIEYAWYYNCAIYGKSTSTEMKVRFDLYDDINQVLRQHVDNVKK